AACGACATAGTTCGATCCACCAATTGACTTAGAAAAATCGAATAAAACAAGATTACCGCCTCCAGATGTTCGAAAATCGGGCAGCCGGAGAACGTGCCTGGCTGAAAACGATCGGGCGCATCCTCGGGGAGGAAGAAGCGATGAAACGCACGACCCAGCGACGAGTGCTCTGCTCCGCAGCGGCCGTCGCCCTGTTCTCCGGCGCGGCCGCCGCCCAGGAACTCAGCCGCGTCAACAAGGAGATCCCGGACTACAGCCCCGTGACCAACGAACGGCTGGTGGCGGCGGATCCCAGCGACTGGCTGCTGCCCAAGGGCAACTACCAGGGCTGGATGTACAGCGCCCTGAATCAGGTGACGACGGAGAACGTCCGCGAGCTCAAGCCCGCCTGGGTGTATTCGACCGGCCTGGACGGCGGTCATCAGGCTCCCGCGCAAGTCAATGACGGCGTCATGTTCGTGTCGACCCCCTACAACCACGTCCTGGCGCTCGACGCCAAGACCGGCGAGCTGTTCTGGCGCTACGAACACGACAACCCCCCCGACCTGGGCGTGATGCACAACACCAGCCGCGGCGTGGCGCTGTGGGGCGACCGAGTCTTCGCGGCGGGCCTGGACGGCACGCTGAACGCGCTCGATGCCAAGACCGGCAAGCGCCTGTGCCAGGCCCAGATCGGCGACTGGGAGATCGGCGCCTACATCACCTCGGCGCCCATGCCGATCGAGGGCAAGATCCTTGTCGGTCCGTCCGGCGGCGAATTCGGCGTGCGCGGCTTCCTCGAAGCGACGAACGCCGAAAACTGCGAACAGGCGTGGCGGACCTACAGCGTGCCCGGGCCGGGCGAGCCGGGTCACGAGACCTGGAAGCCCGAGGGTCCGCGCCCCGATGCCTGGAAATACGGCGGCGGCAGCATGTGGATGCCGGGCAACTACGACCCCGAGGCGCGCAAGATCTATTGGGGTGTGGGCAACGGCTCGCCCTGGCTCGGTGACCAGCGTCCGGGCGACAATCTCTACGTCGCGTCGTCGATCTCGATGGATCCCGAGACCGGCAAGATCCTCGGGCACATGCAGTATCACTGGAACGACAGCTGGGACTGGGCGGCGATGAACGCCCCGATGCTGATCGACATCGAGAATGACGGCCAGACGGTCCCGGGCCTCGTGAGCCCGCAGCGCAACGGCTACCTCTACTGGCTGACGCGCGATGACGAGGGCCACATCGACTACGCCGAGGGCAAGCCTTACGTCTACAACAACGCGTTCGAGTCGCTGGACGAAGAGACCGGTCGTCCGACCTACAACAAGGATCACGTCCCGACCACGGGAAACAAGGTCGAGTACTGCCCAAGTCTCTGGGGCGGCAAGAACTACCCCTATGACGCCTACAATCCCGAAACCGGCATGCTCTACATTCCGGTGAATGAGAACGTCTGCAACTCGTGGACGGGCATCCTGGACGAAGACACCGATCCGGCTTCGGGTCAGTGGTGGGCCGGCATGGACCTGGCCGAGTTGCAGGTCTATCTGCGCGATCCGTCCAAGGGAGTCGGCCAGCTCCAGGCATGGAACGTCAACACGCGCGAGGTCGCCTGGACCCACGAGTTCGGCAAGACGATGAACTGGGGGTCGATACTGACCACGGCGGGCGGCATCGTGTTCAACGCCGGCACCAACGACCGCAAGTTGCGCGCCTTCGACGCCAAGACCGGCGAGGTGTTGTGGGAGTTTCCGCTGAACTCGACCGCCATCTCACCGCCGGTCTCGTACGAGGTGGACGGCAAGCAGTATATCGCGGTCGTCGCCGGCTACGGGGTGGACGCGCAATGGACCAATTCGGTCCTCGCCGAAGCCGACCAGTCGGGCGAGTGGAAAGGCGATGTGCCGGTCGGCGGTGCGATCTGGGTCTTCGCCCTTCCTGACTGAGCCTGACGCGAACGGGTCCCGGACATGCGCGCCGGGACCCCATTAGCCAGACCTTTCGAACGTGGATAGACATATGAAGGATGAAGAGTTCGTCTGCGGCTGCCGCTGCGGCGACAACCGCGACAATCGCCGAGGCTTTCTTTCGACAGCGGCCGCGGTCCTCTCGGCAGCGCAGTTCGTGCTTCGGCCGTCCGCCGCGTGGTCGGCCGAGGAGGAGATCAGCAACGCCGCACCGCAGCCCGGCGACTTCCTGACCTATCAGACGAAGGCGAAGCGCGGGCCGCGCCTCAAGCCGGCCGATCTCAAGAAGAGTGCGAAGCAATTGCTTGCCTTGCCGGTGGATTCGGCATCGGGCGTCGTTCGCGACGGGTCGCGCTTCAACCAGATCATGCTGACCCAACTGGACCCGCAGGAACTGGACGAGACCACCCGTGCCCGGGCCGCCGAGGGCGTGGTCGCCTACTCGGCCATGTGCACGCATGACGCCTGCCCGGTCTCGTCGTGGGACGGCAAGGCGCAGCACTATGTCTGCCCGTGCCATCAGAGCCGCTTCGATCCCAAGGCCGGGGGAAATCTCGTCAGCGGGCCGGCCTACCGCCCGCTCCCGGCGCTGCCGCTCAAGCTGGCGGACAGCGGCGAACTGGTCGTCGCCGAGCCGTTTACGGCACGCGTCGGCGGTGGCCGGTAGAGGGCGAGGAGCACCGTATGGGACATTCCGGAGCATGAAGGTCGACCTGCGGCTGCTGGGGGTCGGCATATGCCTTGTCGTGGTGACCGCCCCTGTGCCGGCCAAGGCCAACAAGCCGCTGATCGGCGTCTCCTGCGGCGGCGGCTTCTACGTACGTGCGCCGACCAAGAAGGTTTACTGGGTGCATGGTGAGCCGCCGGTCCGCACCGAGGCGTTCGACGGATCGGACGCGCTGGTCGCGCTCGCGCAATGCGACAAGGGCGTCGTGTCGGTGATCGGCGATGCCGAGAAGACCGGCCATTCGAAGGTTTTCTACAGTCCCGACTGCCTGGACATAGGCGCCGCGGCCAATGGCACCGACCTGATCTATGACGGCTCCGAGGCGGTCCGCGGCCTCGATATCGGCAAGGATGGCCTGACGATCAGCTTCGTCTCAGGCAGGACACAGACCGCCGCCATCTGCACGAAGGACTGATGCGAGGCCCGGTCGGGCGCAGCGGCCGCGCCGACGGACAATTGTTGCCTAATTCTCGCCCGGCGATAACATGACCGATCCGATGACGCGAACGGCCAAGAAGAAGGCCGAATAAAACTTGTCGGGGAAAAGCATGGCAGTTGTTTCGTCGCATGCCGATCATGTGCGCAGCGTCCTCGCGTCTGGCATCGAAGCAGGCTCGCCCGTGGCCGCTTCCTGGCGGCGTTGCGCCAGGCAGCATAGCCTCGATCCGGACGTCACGCCCGACATGCACCGGCTTCCCGACACCGAATTGCTCGAATGCCGGCAGGAAATGGAACCCCTGCTGCGCTCGGCCTTTCCCGCCCTGGAACGGCTGCAGGGCGCGACGGGCGACCATGGCGTCTGCCAGCTGCTGACCAATGCCGACGGCATCTCGCTGCACTGGTCGGGTGCGGCGGGCGACGAGGCCGAACTGCAGGCCTGGGGCTTGTGCCGTGGCGTGGACTGGAGCGAGGCAGCCAGCGGCACCAACGGCGTCGGCACGTCGCTGATCGAGCGGCGCACCCTGGTCGTCCAGCATGAGCATCATTACTATGCGCGCGCCCTGAAGATCACCTGCATATCGGCGCCGGTCTTCGACCACGCCGGGACGCTTGCCGGGGCGGTCAACGTGACCTTCTACGGCAGCACCAGCACCCAGGCGCCTGCCGGACTTCTCGCGTCCGCGGTTGCGGACACCGCGCGACAGATCGAGATCGATCACTTCCACCATCATTTTCACGACGCGCGCATCAGCTCCTTGCCGTGGGCCTTGCGCTGCGGAGCCGTGCTCCTGGCGACCGACCGTGACGACGTCATCGTCGGGGCCAGCCGCGGGGCGCGGCACGTGCTCGGCCTGAACGACGCCGCGATTCGCGAGGGCGTGATCGCAGCCGATCGTATTCATGCGCTGGCAAACCGGGTCGAGGATGATGGGCTGGACACGGCCGAGCATGGCGCGCTCCGCCGTGCCTTGCTGCGGGAACGCGGCAATGTCACGGCGGCCTCGCGCCGCCTGGGCGTCAGCCTTGCGACCATCAAGCGCAAGATCAGTCACCGGCATCTCGAGCGGCGCAGCCGCAATTGAATGGCGCCGAGCGGCTCATTTTTGAGCCGTTCCGCCAAGTGCCGTCGCCCCGCTCGGATTGACCTCCCCTCCGTCTCGCCGTCGAATTTCCTCCGGTTCCGGCCGCTCGGTCGCAACAGAAGAAGACTGCTGGGAAGGAGGAGTGAACCATGGCGTCGTCCCTGATCGCCGATCGCGTCGCTGAGACGTTCTCAGGCCAGCCCCGGGATTATCGCAACCATATCGACGGCCGCTTCATCGAGAACGGCACCGAGATGATCGACGTGCTGAACCCGGCGACCGGTGCATTGGTGGGGCGTATCCCGGAAAGCTCCGCGGCGGACGTGGACGCCGCCGTCGTCGCCGCCCGCCGGGCCCAGGGCGACTGGGAGCAACGGCCGGCGATCGAGCGCGCCAACCATCTGCGCGCCATCTCGGCCAAGCTGCGCGAGCATCGGCTGGAACTGGCCGACATCATCGTCAGGGAGCAGGGCAAGGTGCGCGGCCTCGCCCAGGTGGAGGTCGATTTCACCGCGGACTACATCGACTACATGGCCGAGTGGGCGCGCCGGATCGAGGGCGAGGTCCTGACCAGCGACCGCCCGGGCGAGACCATGCTGCTGCTGCGCAAGCCGCTCGGCGTGGTGGCGGGCATCCTGCCTTGGAATTTCCCCTTCTTCCTGATCGCCCGGAAGATGGCGCCGGCGCTGGTGACGGGAAACACCATCGTCATCAAGCCGAGCGAGGAGACGCCGCTCAACGCCTACGCCTTCGCCGAGCTGCTGGCCGAAACGGACCTGCCCAAGGGGGTGTTCAACCTGGTCGGCGGGCGCGGCGCCGTGGCGGGCGAAGCGCTGATTTCGCATCCCGGCATCGACCTGATCACCTTCACCGGCAGCGTCGCGACCGGCTCGCACATCATGCAGGTCGCGGGCAGGAACCTGACCAAGGTCAATCTGGAACTCGGCGGCAAGGCCCCGGCCATCGTACTGAAGGACGCCGACCTCGACTTGGCGGCGGAGGCGATCCACGCTTCGCGCGTGATCAATACCGGCCAGGTCTGCAACTGCGCCGAACGGGTCTATGTCGAACGCGAGGTGCACGATGCGCTGGTCGCGAAGCTGAAGGTGCTGTTCGAGGGCACGCTCTATGGCGACCCGTCCTCGGAGGAAGGCCTGCACATGGGGCCCCTGGTCAACAAAGCCGGTCTCGACAAGGTCGCACGCGCGGTCGACCTCGCCCGAGAACAGGGCGCCACGGTGATCATGGGCGGCAAGGTCGCGGACCGTCCGTCGGGCTTCCATTACGAGCCCACCCTGATCACCGGCGCGACGGCGGAGATGGACATCATGCAGCGTGAGATCTTCGGCCCGGTCCTGCCGATCCAGGAGGTGGGCGGCCTCGATGAAGCCATCGCGCTCGCCAACGATTCCGAATACGGCCTGACCTCGTCGGTCTACACCCGCGACCTGAATGCGGCGATGAAGGCCGCGCGCGAGCTGAAGTTCGGCGAGACCTACATCAACCGCGAGAACTTCGAGGCCATGCAGGGCTTTCATGCCGGACGACGCAAGTCCGGCATCGGCGGTGCCGACGGCAAGCACGGGCTCTACGAGTTCACCACGACCCACGTGGTCTACATCAAGGGCTGAAGCGCCGTCACTCCGACCGGCGTGCCTGCGTCGCGCATCGCGTCCCGGCCATGCGCGGCATCGGGACGGGTCGCGCATCGTGATCCGCGGTGCGGTGCGTTCCTCAAGGGCGCGCGCCAGATCAACGCGGGGCCGTAGGGCTTACCGCGAACCGCGCCGCACCTGTCCGCGACGTGGCATGACGTGAGCGCGCCCTAGAGAACGTCGCGACGGAACCGACGGAGCTCACTTTTCGTGACGACGCCGGAACCGGCTTGCGCCGAACGGGGAGGGATCGACCGGCGGAGGGCGGTGGCCGACGAGGGCCGCGACCAGACGGCCGGTCATCGAGCCGCCGGCGAGGCCGACATGACCGTGGCCGAAGGCGTAGAACGCGTTCGGGTACCGGCTGGACGACCCGATGACCGGAAGCGAATCCGGCATGCTCGGCCGAAACCCCATCCAGCGCGACAGCCGCTCCTCGGGCAGATCGGTGCCGAGGCCGGGATACATCGCCAGCGCCTGCTTCAGGATCGTCGCCGCGCGGCGCCAGTCGGGCGGCGCCTCCAGGCCGGCGAACTCGACCGTGCCGGCGACACGCAGGCCGGTCTCCATCGGCGTCGCGACGATCTTGTCTTCCGCCGACATGGTCGGGATGCGCGGACCCTTGTCCGGATCGGCGATCACGACGTGGTAGCCCCGCTCGGTGTCGAGCGGCAGGTCGTCGCCGAGCTCGCGGGCCAGAGGCTTCGACCAGGCGCCCGCCGCGACGACGATAGCGCTTGCCGGCTGGACGCCCGCCTCGGTCCGCACGCCCGTCACGCGGCCGTTCTCGGTGACGAAGCCGACGGCGCGCTCGCGGCGGATGGTTCCGCCGTTGCGCTCGAGCGTTTCGGCCAGGCTTTGCGTCAGGCGCAGGGGGTTGCCGACATGGCCGTTCTCGCTGACCAGACGGCCCCGCACGTAGTCGTGCGAAAGGTTGGGCTCGAGCTGACGCAACTCGTCGGTCGACAGATCGTCGACCACGACGCCGTTGTCGCGTCGCAGCTGCATGGCCGTGTCGTCCTTGGCGTAGCTCGCCTCGCTGCGATAGGCGAAGAGATGTCCCCGTCGATGGATCAGGTCCTCGGCATGCGCCTCCTTCACGAGCGGCATATAGCTCTCGATCGAGGGGGCGAGCAGCGCGCGCAGCGCCTTTGCCTGCTGGGCGACCCTGTCCGGCCGGCCGGCACGGATGAAACGGACGAGCCAGGGCAGCAGCGTCGGCATGTAGCGCCAGCGGATGACGAGGGGACCTTCGGGATCGAGGAGCCAGCCCGGCACGCTCGAGAGCACGCCCGGCATGGAGACGGGCACGACCGACGAGCCGTTCAGGCAACCGGCGTTGCCGAACGAGGTCGCTTCGCCCGGCGCGTCGGCGGTGAGCACGACGACCGGGTGGCCGTCGCGCTGCAGATAGCAGGCGCTGGCGATGCCGACGATGCCCGCGCCGATGACGACGACCGGCGCCCGGTCCTTCGTCTCGCTCATGATATGCCTCCCCCCGGCGGCGGCGCAGCGGGCAACTGGACGGACGCCGCCGTCTCGATGCCGCGTCCGCTGCGGCGCGTGTGTTCGATCAGTCCGGCGCCGACTCCGCCCGTCTCGTCGTCTCGCCCCGCACAGGCGCGGGTGTCGAAAGGAGGGTCGGCCAATAGGCGAGGCCGGCCAGCACCGCCAGCTCGACCGGAATGCGCAGCCAGACGCTGTAGGCCTCGAACAGGGTCAGGAAAAGGCCGACCGGAACGAGGAGCATGCGAAGCGGCATGGGCAAGGGCGAACGCAGATAGCCGAACAGGCCGGCTGCGATGATGACGAGACCCAGCACGTTGACGAGGACCTGCCCGACGATCTCGAGGACCGGGCCCTGCAGGGTGAGGGCGGGCGTGTAGAGATAGCTGTAGCCGACCACGAAGCCCGCGAGCGCCAGGCGAAAGGCGGCGAGGCCGGTGCGCATCGGGTCCGAGCGGGCGATCGAGGCGGCCGCGTAGGAGGCGACCGATACCGGCGGCGTCGCGTCCGCCAGGATGGCGAAATAGAAGACGAACAGATGCGCGGACAGGACAGGAACGCCCATCTGGATCAGGATCGGCGCGCCGATCGAGGCGCCGATGATGTAGGCCGCGGTCGTGGGCACGCCCATGCCGAGGATGAGCGTCGTCGCCATCAGCAGTATGCCGGCGATCAGGATGCTGCCGTCGGCGAGCGTGGCAACCAGGGTCGACACCGAGATCACGACGCCGGTCACCGTCAGGCACGCGACCAGCATGCTGGCTCCCGCGCAGGCGAGCGCCACGATCACCATGTTGTTGCCGGCCTGGACGAGGACGTCCCACAGCTTGCGCGGCGTCAGCCTGGTCCTGGGGCTGATCCACGAGACCACGAGGACGGCGACGATCGACCAGAACGCCGCGAAATGGGGCGAGCGTCCCATCATCAGGAGCACGAGCAGCAGGAAGATCGGCGCGAGGAGATGGATGTCCTTCAGCACCTCGCGCCATGGCGGAATCTCGGACGGGTCGCAGCCGACCAGCCCCAGACGCTTGGCCTCCAGGTGCACGCTCACCAGGATCATGAAGAAGTAGAGGAGACTGCCCAGAAGCGCCGCGACGATGATCGACGAGTAGGGCGTATTGGTGATCTCCGCCATCACGAAGGCCCCGGCGCCCATCACCGGCGGCATGATCTGCCCGCCGACGCTCGACGACGTCTCGACGCCTCCGGCGAAATGCGGGCGGAAGCCCGCGCGCATCATGGCGGGGATGGTGAACGAGCCAGTGGTGAAGACGTTGGCCGTGGACGAGCCGCTGATCGTGCCGAACAGGGCCGAGCTGATCACCGAGACCTTGCCGGGCCCGCCCGACTGACGTCCGGCTATCCGCGTGCCGAGATTGTGGAACAGGCGGCCCGTGCCGCTGCCGGTGACGAAGGCGCCAAACGCGATGAAGATCGCGACCATGGTGGCCGAGATGCCGGTGATCGAGCCGTACATGCCCATGCCGTTCAGCAGGTACATGGTCTCTACGATCTCGGAGAAGCTCATGTCCCGGTAGTTGAGCATGCCGGGCATGTATTCGGTGGCGAACAGGTAGAGGATGCCCAGCGCCAGCAGGCCGGCCAGAACCGGCGTCACGGCGCGCCGGAGCGCCTCCAGCACGAGCAAGGTCGCGACGACGCCGAAGACGATCTCGGGCCATAGAAGCGGCGTCACGTTCTCGAAGCGCAGATTGATCCGGAAGGCCTGCGCGTAGGAGTAGTAGTTGGCGGCGACGGCCAGCGCTGCCAGGCCCCAGTCGAGCACCGAGGGGCGGTCCTTGGGCGAGGATGCGCCGGCCGGATAGAGGACGAAGGCCAGCGGCAGGAGGAAGAGCAGGTGGAGCGATCGCTGGGAGCGCGGCTCATAGAAGCCGAAGCCGGCGGTATACAGATGGAAAAGCGTCGCGACGACCGCCCATAGGGCGATCGCGACGCCGATCGGACCGCGGAGTTCTCGCATCGGTCCCCCTGCCTGGAGTGAAGAAAGGCCGGCCCCACCGGGCGGGCAGGGCCAGCGCCGCCCGAGGTCGGGCGATCAGAGGTAGCCCATCTCCTGATAGTACTTCAGGGCGCCTGGATGAACCGGAACCGGCGCATTCTCGGTCGCCGTCTCGCAGTTGAACACGGACATGCTGGCGTGCACGTCGGGCAACTCGTCCGTGTTCTCGCAAAGGGCCTTGGTGATGTTGTACGCGGTCTCCTCGCTGACATCGGAGGAGACCATCAGCGTCGTCGCCATGACGATCGTCGCCACCGGCCCTTTTTGGTACTCGGGATAGGTGTTGGCCGGAA
Above is a genomic segment from Geminicoccaceae bacterium SCSIO 64248 containing:
- a CDS encoding PQQ-dependent dehydrogenase, methanol/ethanol family codes for the protein MKRTTQRRVLCSAAAVALFSGAAAAQELSRVNKEIPDYSPVTNERLVAADPSDWLLPKGNYQGWMYSALNQVTTENVRELKPAWVYSTGLDGGHQAPAQVNDGVMFVSTPYNHVLALDAKTGELFWRYEHDNPPDLGVMHNTSRGVALWGDRVFAAGLDGTLNALDAKTGKRLCQAQIGDWEIGAYITSAPMPIEGKILVGPSGGEFGVRGFLEATNAENCEQAWRTYSVPGPGEPGHETWKPEGPRPDAWKYGGGSMWMPGNYDPEARKIYWGVGNGSPWLGDQRPGDNLYVASSISMDPETGKILGHMQYHWNDSWDWAAMNAPMLIDIENDGQTVPGLVSPQRNGYLYWLTRDDEGHIDYAEGKPYVYNNAFESLDEETGRPTYNKDHVPTTGNKVEYCPSLWGGKNYPYDAYNPETGMLYIPVNENVCNSWTGILDEDTDPASGQWWAGMDLAELQVYLRDPSKGVGQLQAWNVNTREVAWTHEFGKTMNWGSILTTAGGIVFNAGTNDRKLRAFDAKTGEVLWEFPLNSTAISPPVSYEVDGKQYIAVVAGYGVDAQWTNSVLAEADQSGEWKGDVPVGGAIWVFALPD
- a CDS encoding Rieske (2Fe-2S) protein; translation: MKDEEFVCGCRCGDNRDNRRGFLSTAAAVLSAAQFVLRPSAAWSAEEEISNAAPQPGDFLTYQTKAKRGPRLKPADLKKSAKQLLALPVDSASGVVRDGSRFNQIMLTQLDPQELDETTRARAAEGVVAYSAMCTHDACPVSSWDGKAQHYVCPCHQSRFDPKAGGNLVSGPAYRPLPALPLKLADSGELVVAEPFTARVGGGR
- a CDS encoding helix-turn-helix domain-containing protein; this encodes MAASWRRCARQHSLDPDVTPDMHRLPDTELLECRQEMEPLLRSAFPALERLQGATGDHGVCQLLTNADGISLHWSGAAGDEAELQAWGLCRGVDWSEAASGTNGVGTSLIERRTLVVQHEHHYYARALKITCISAPVFDHAGTLAGAVNVTFYGSTSTQAPAGLLASAVADTARQIEIDHFHHHFHDARISSLPWALRCGAVLLATDRDDVIVGASRGARHVLGLNDAAIREGVIAADRIHALANRVEDDGLDTAEHGALRRALLRERGNVTAASRRLGVSLATIKRKISHRHLERRSRN
- the aldA gene encoding aldehyde dehydrogenase, whose protein sequence is MASSLIADRVAETFSGQPRDYRNHIDGRFIENGTEMIDVLNPATGALVGRIPESSAADVDAAVVAARRAQGDWEQRPAIERANHLRAISAKLREHRLELADIIVREQGKVRGLAQVEVDFTADYIDYMAEWARRIEGEVLTSDRPGETMLLLRKPLGVVAGILPWNFPFFLIARKMAPALVTGNTIVIKPSEETPLNAYAFAELLAETDLPKGVFNLVGGRGAVAGEALISHPGIDLITFTGSVATGSHIMQVAGRNLTKVNLELGGKAPAIVLKDADLDLAAEAIHASRVINTGQVCNCAERVYVEREVHDALVAKLKVLFEGTLYGDPSSEEGLHMGPLVNKAGLDKVARAVDLAREQGATVIMGGKVADRPSGFHYEPTLITGATAEMDIMQREIFGPVLPIQEVGGLDEAIALANDSEYGLTSSVYTRDLNAAMKAARELKFGETYINRENFEAMQGFHAGRRKSGIGGADGKHGLYEFTTTHVVYIKG
- a CDS encoding FAD-dependent oxidoreductase, producing MSETKDRAPVVVIGAGIVGIASACYLQRDGHPVVVLTADAPGEATSFGNAGCLNGSSVVPVSMPGVLSSVPGWLLDPEGPLVIRWRYMPTLLPWLVRFIRAGRPDRVAQQAKALRALLAPSIESYMPLVKEAHAEDLIHRRGHLFAYRSEASYAKDDTAMQLRRDNGVVVDDLSTDELRQLEPNLSHDYVRGRLVSENGHVGNPLRLTQSLAETLERNGGTIRRERAVGFVTENGRVTGVRTEAGVQPASAIVVAAGAWSKPLARELGDDLPLDTERGYHVVIADPDKGPRIPTMSAEDKIVATPMETGLRVAGTVEFAGLEAPPDWRRAATILKQALAMYPGLGTDLPEERLSRWMGFRPSMPDSLPVIGSSSRYPNAFYAFGHGHVGLAGGSMTGRLVAALVGHRPPPVDPSPFGASRFRRRHEK
- a CDS encoding TRAP transporter fused permease subunit produces the protein MRELRGPIGVAIALWAVVATLFHLYTAGFGFYEPRSQRSLHLLFLLPLAFVLYPAGASSPKDRPSVLDWGLAALAVAANYYSYAQAFRINLRFENVTPLLWPEIVFGVVATLLVLEALRRAVTPVLAGLLALGILYLFATEYMPGMLNYRDMSFSEIVETMYLLNGMGMYGSITGISATMVAIFIAFGAFVTGSGTGRLFHNLGTRIAGRQSGGPGKVSVISSALFGTISGSSTANVFTTGSFTIPAMMRAGFRPHFAGGVETSSSVGGQIMPPVMGAGAFVMAEITNTPYSSIIVAALLGSLLYFFMILVSVHLEAKRLGLVGCDPSEIPPWREVLKDIHLLAPIFLLLVLLMMGRSPHFAAFWSIVAVLVVSWISPRTRLTPRKLWDVLVQAGNNMVIVALACAGASMLVACLTVTGVVISVSTLVATLADGSILIAGILLMATTLILGMGVPTTAAYIIGASIGAPILIQMGVPVLSAHLFVFYFAILADATPPVSVASYAAASIARSDPMRTGLAAFRLALAGFVVGYSYLYTPALTLQGPVLEIVGQVLVNVLGLVIIAAGLFGYLRSPLPMPLRMLLVPVGLFLTLFEAYSVWLRIPVELAVLAGLAYWPTLLSTPAPVRGETTRRAESAPD